The following are encoded in a window of Brevibacillus ruminantium genomic DNA:
- a CDS encoding nickel pincer cofactor-dependent isomerase, group 22, with protein MQVIEELLRDIPLPRMAKVRQHFHAPELPDVALKVREALRSSGVLSRIAPADRVAIAVGSRGVTEIATIAREVVTAVKEAGGDPFIVPAMGSHGGATAAGQKEVLESLGVTESFVQAPIHSSMEVAQVASLPNGLPIYIDKNAYQADKIIVINRIKPHTAFRGPVESGLIKMITIGLGKQRGAEAAHAYSFKYMAEHVREMAQVMIAKTPIIFGVGTIENAFDRPAKVVVIPAERLDEEEPKLLVEAKTLMPKILFDPLDVLVIDEIGKDISGDGMDPNITGRFATPYASGGVEAVRTVVLGLTEKTHGNANGIGLADITTRRVFEEIDWVKGYANALTSTVVGTVKLPMFLNTGELAVKAAIKTCNAFDLNCVRLVRIENTLQVRDIWISESLLPEARERMDIEVLSEPVVMDFSHTGK; from the coding sequence ATGCAGGTTATCGAAGAGCTGCTTCGGGATATCCCTCTCCCCCGGATGGCCAAGGTGAGGCAACATTTCCATGCTCCCGAGCTGCCGGATGTGGCGCTAAAGGTTCGTGAGGCGCTCAGAAGCTCCGGCGTGTTGTCGCGCATAGCGCCGGCGGACCGGGTGGCGATTGCGGTCGGGAGCCGTGGCGTCACCGAGATTGCCACGATTGCGCGGGAAGTGGTGACGGCGGTCAAAGAGGCGGGAGGAGATCCGTTCATCGTCCCGGCGATGGGCAGCCACGGCGGAGCGACGGCTGCAGGACAGAAGGAAGTGCTGGAATCACTGGGGGTCACCGAATCGTTTGTCCAGGCGCCGATCCACTCCAGTATGGAGGTCGCCCAGGTGGCCAGTCTGCCAAATGGTTTGCCCATCTACATCGACAAAAACGCTTATCAGGCGGACAAGATCATCGTAATCAACCGGATCAAGCCCCATACCGCATTCCGCGGGCCGGTGGAGAGCGGATTGATAAAAATGATCACGATCGGCCTTGGCAAACAAAGGGGAGCAGAGGCTGCCCACGCATACAGCTTCAAGTACATGGCAGAGCACGTTAGGGAAATGGCCCAGGTGATGATCGCCAAAACGCCCATCATTTTTGGCGTAGGGACGATCGAAAATGCGTTTGACCGGCCCGCCAAGGTAGTCGTGATTCCTGCCGAAAGACTTGACGAGGAAGAGCCAAAGCTGTTGGTCGAGGCAAAAACGCTGATGCCCAAGATTCTGTTCGACCCGCTCGATGTGCTGGTGATTGACGAAATCGGCAAAGACATCTCAGGTGACGGCATGGACCCCAATATTACCGGACGTTTTGCCACGCCCTACGCGAGCGGAGGGGTGGAAGCTGTGCGGACAGTGGTGCTCGGCTTGACCGAAAAAACACATGGAAACGCCAACGGAATCGGATTGGCCGACATCACGACGAGGCGGGTGTTCGAAGAGATCGACTGGGTGAAAGGGTACGCGAACGCTTTGACCAGCACGGTGGTCGGCACGGTCAAGCTGCCGATGTTTCTCAACACAGGAGAGCTGGCCGTGAAGGCGGCGATCAAGACATGCAACGCCTTCGATCTGAACTGTGTACGGCTTGTCCGCATCGAAAATACGCTGCAGGTACGGGACATCTGGATTTCCGAAAGCCTGTTGCCCGAGGCAAGGGAGAGGATGGACATCGAGGTGCTGTCGGAACCGGTAGTCATGGACTTTTCCCATACAGGCAAGTAA